A region of Lycium barbarum isolate Lr01 chromosome 1, ASM1917538v2, whole genome shotgun sequence DNA encodes the following proteins:
- the LOC132639375 gene encoding rRNA 2'-O-methyltransferase fibrillarin 1-like isoform X1 — translation MAMVARGRGGRGGFRGGRGDGGRGDRGGFGGGGMRRGGGRGGDRGRGGRGDFGGGRGGGAMRRGGGRGGGRGRGGRGGGGRGRGGMRGGTRVVVEPHRHEGVFLVKGKDEALCTKNMVPGEAVYNEKRISVQNEDGSKVEYRVWNPFRSKLAAATLGGVDDIWIKPGARVLYLGAASGTSVSHVSDIVGPQGVVYAVEFSHRSGRDLVNMAKKRTNVIPIIEDARHPLKYRMLVGMVDVIFSDVAQPDQDITGDAKTEFLMQFILMARILALNASHFLKAGGHFVISIKANCIDSTVPADAVFKEEVKKLQVEQFKPREKVTLEPYERDHACVVGAYRVPKKQKIAA, via the exons ATGGCAATGGTTGCTAGAG GTCGCGGAGGTAGGGGCGGGTTTAGGGGTGGCCGAGGAGATGGAGGAAGAGGGGATAGAGGGGGTTTTGGCGGAGGTGGCATGAGGCGCGGGGGCGGAAGAGGAGGAGACAGAGGAAGAGGGGGTAGAGGGGATTTTGGCGGAGGGAGAGGTGGTGGTGCCATGAGGCGCGGGGGCGGAAGAGGAGGAGGCAGAGGACGGGgtggaagaggaggaggaggcagGGGACGTGGTGGAATGAGGGGTGGTACTAGGGTTGTGGTGGAGCCTCACAGACATGAGGGAGTTTTCCTTGTTAAGGGCAAAGATGAGGCTCTTTGTACAAAGAATATGGTCCCTGGCGAAGCGGTGTACAATGAGAAGAGAATCTCGGTTCAG AATGAAGATGGATCAAAAGTTGAATACAGAGTGTGGAATCCTTTCCGTTCTAAGTTAGCAGCTGCCACTCTTGGTGGAGTCGATGACATCTGGATT AAACCTGGTGCTCGTGTACTTTACCTTGGTGCTGCTTCAGGAACATCAGTTTCTCACGTGTCTGACATTGTTGGCCCA CAAGGAGTGGTTTATGCAGTGGAATTTTCTCATAGAAGTGGAAGGGATTTGGTGAACATGGCAAAGAAACGCACAAATGTTATTCCCATTATTGAAGATGCTAGACACCCATTAAAATACAGAATGCTTGTTGGAATGGTGGATGTTATCTTTTCTGATGTTGCTCAGCCTGATCAG GACATCACGGGTGATGCAAAAACCGAGTTTCTGATGCAATTTATATTGATG GCAAGGATTTTAGCTCTGAATGCATCACACTTCTTGAAAGCTGGAGGACATTTTGTTATATCGATTAAG GCAAACTGCATAGATTCAACTGTTCCTGCTGATGCTGTATTTAAAGAGGAGGTGAAGAAGCTGCAAGTGGAGCAGTTTAAACCTAGGGAGAAAGTCACGCTTGAACCGTATGAAAGAGACCACGCTTGTGTTGTAGGTGCCTACCGGGTGCCCAAGAAGCAAAAGATTGCTGCCTAG
- the LOC132639375 gene encoding rRNA 2'-O-methyltransferase fibrillarin 1-like isoform X2, translated as MAMVARGRGGRGGFRGGRGDGGRGDRGGFGGGGMRRGGGRGGDRGRGGRGDFGGGRGGGAMRRGGGRGGGRGRGGRGGGGRGRGGMRGGTRVVVEPHRHEGVFLVKGKDEALCTKNMVPGEAVYNEKRISVQNEDGSKVEYRVWNPFRSKLAAATLGGVDDIWIKPGARVLYLGAASGTSVSHVSDIVGPQGVVYAVEFSHRSGRDLVNMAKKRTNVIPIIEDARHPLKYRMLVGMVDVIFSDVAQPDQARILALNASHFLKAGGHFVISIKANCIDSTVPADAVFKEEVKKLQVEQFKPREKVTLEPYERDHACVVGAYRVPKKQKIAA; from the exons ATGGCAATGGTTGCTAGAG GTCGCGGAGGTAGGGGCGGGTTTAGGGGTGGCCGAGGAGATGGAGGAAGAGGGGATAGAGGGGGTTTTGGCGGAGGTGGCATGAGGCGCGGGGGCGGAAGAGGAGGAGACAGAGGAAGAGGGGGTAGAGGGGATTTTGGCGGAGGGAGAGGTGGTGGTGCCATGAGGCGCGGGGGCGGAAGAGGAGGAGGCAGAGGACGGGgtggaagaggaggaggaggcagGGGACGTGGTGGAATGAGGGGTGGTACTAGGGTTGTGGTGGAGCCTCACAGACATGAGGGAGTTTTCCTTGTTAAGGGCAAAGATGAGGCTCTTTGTACAAAGAATATGGTCCCTGGCGAAGCGGTGTACAATGAGAAGAGAATCTCGGTTCAG AATGAAGATGGATCAAAAGTTGAATACAGAGTGTGGAATCCTTTCCGTTCTAAGTTAGCAGCTGCCACTCTTGGTGGAGTCGATGACATCTGGATT AAACCTGGTGCTCGTGTACTTTACCTTGGTGCTGCTTCAGGAACATCAGTTTCTCACGTGTCTGACATTGTTGGCCCA CAAGGAGTGGTTTATGCAGTGGAATTTTCTCATAGAAGTGGAAGGGATTTGGTGAACATGGCAAAGAAACGCACAAATGTTATTCCCATTATTGAAGATGCTAGACACCCATTAAAATACAGAATGCTTGTTGGAATGGTGGATGTTATCTTTTCTGATGTTGCTCAGCCTGATCAG GCAAGGATTTTAGCTCTGAATGCATCACACTTCTTGAAAGCTGGAGGACATTTTGTTATATCGATTAAG GCAAACTGCATAGATTCAACTGTTCCTGCTGATGCTGTATTTAAAGAGGAGGTGAAGAAGCTGCAAGTGGAGCAGTTTAAACCTAGGGAGAAAGTCACGCTTGAACCGTATGAAAGAGACCACGCTTGTGTTGTAGGTGCCTACCGGGTGCCCAAGAAGCAAAAGATTGCTGCCTAG
- the LOC132639384 gene encoding protein DETOXIFICATION 35 codes for METPLLNGGHRQLISGDGDYLPATTLREWWAIFCIETAKLWRIGGPIAFNIICQYGVNSLTNIFVGHLGDIELAAISIAQSVIGTFTFGFMMGMGSALETLCGQAYGAGQIHMLGVYMQRSIIILFVSCILLLPIYLFATPVLKLLGQESDIAELAGSYAILIIPQLFSLSINFPTSKFLQAQSKVDVIAWIGFVALLVHAALLWLFIYTFGWGTSGAALAFDITNWGLALAQLAYVVGWCKDGWKGLSWAAFNEIWSFVRLSIASAIMLCLEVWYMMSIIILIGHLDNAVIAVGSISICMNVNGYEAMLFIGINAAISVRVSNELGLGHPRATKYSVYISVFQSLLIGLLCMVVVLVAREHLAIIFTSSKDMIQAVGDLAYLLGITMVLNSVQPVISGVAVGGGWQALVAYINLGSYYIFGLPLGFILGYVANLGAKGLWMGMIAGTSLQTVLLLIVLYKTNWNKEVEETSERMRKWGGQDLEFEKSKTDSLISVENGVP; via the exons ATGGAGACGCCGTTGCTCAACGGTGGCCACCGCCAACTCATCAGCGGAGACGGAGACTACCTCCCTGCCACAACTCTAAGAGAATGGTGGGCTATTTTTTGCATAGAGACTGCAAAGTTATGGAGGATAGGAGGTCCTATTGCATTCAACATTATATGTCAGTATGGTGTCAACTCACTTACCAATATATTCGTTGGTCATCTTGGTGATATTGAGCTTGCGGCTATCTCTATAGCCCAGTCTGTCATTGGTACATTCACTTTCGGCTTCATG ATGGGAATGGGAAGTGCACTGGAGACACTGTGTGGACAGGCCTATGGTGCAGGGCAAATTCACATGCTTGGTGTTTATATGCAACGCTCGATCATAATTCTGTTTGTGAGTTGTATCTTGCTCTTGCCCATATATTTATTTGCAACACCAGTGCTTAAACTGCTGGGCCAAGAATCTGACATTGCTGAGCTCGCCGGCAGTTATGCCATACTAATCATCCCCCAATTGTTTTCACTTTCCATCAATTTTCCAACCTCCAAATTCCTTCAAGCCCAAAGCAAAGTTGATGTGATTGCCTGGATTGGATTTGTggctctgctcgtgcatgctgcaCTCCTTTGGCTCTTTATTTACACATTTGGCTGGGGTACAAGTGGTGCTGCCTTAGCCTTTGACATAACAAATTGGGGCCTGGCATTAGCTCAGTTAGCTTATGTTGTTGGATGGTGTAAGGATGGGTGGAAAGGACTGTCATGGGCAGCATTTAACGAAATATGGTCCTTTGTGAGGCTCTCCATTGCCTCAGCTATTATGCTATGTCTTGAGGTTTGGTATATGATGAGTATTATCATCCTTATTGGCCATCTTGACAATGCTGTTATTGCAGTTGGCTCCATTTCTATTTG CATGAATGTCAATGGGTATGAAGCCATGTTGTTCATTGGAATTAATGCTGCCATAAG TGTACGGGTCTCAAATGAGCTTGGGCTAGGACATCCAAGGGCCACTAAATACTCTGTCTATATCTCAGTGTTTCAGTCACTCCTAATTGGGCTACTCTGTATGGTTGTTGTATTAGTAGCTAGAGAGCATTTGGCCATTATCTTTACAAGTAGTAAAGATATGATACAAGCTGTTGGTGATCTTGCTTACCTTCTCGGAATAACTATGGTTCTTAATAGTGTTCAGCCTGTTATATCAG GTGTTGCTGTGGGGGGTGGATGGCAAGCTTTAGTTGCTTATATTAATCTGGGAAGTTATTACATTTTTGGACTCCCACTAGGATTTATTCTTGGTTATGTAGCTAATTTGGGAGCAAAG GGACTTTGGATGGGAATGATAGCTGGGACATCTTTGCAGACTGTGCTACTCTTGATTGTACTGTATAAGACAAATTGGAACAAGGAG GTTGAGGAAACGAGTGAGCGTATGCGAAAGTGGGGAGGTCAAGATCTTGAATTTGAGAAATCCAAGACTGACAGCCTGATATCTGTTGAGAATGGTGTACCTTAA